One genomic segment of Spartobacteria bacterium includes these proteins:
- a CDS encoding ribbon-helix-helix protein, CopG family: protein MSTVTARLSEETALKLNQLAQTTKRSKSFLVAQALEHFLEEQAWQVARIRESLAQADAGTFASKSEVREAFAKWGLTVEPD, encoded by the coding sequence ATGAGTACAGTCACCGCGCGCCTTTCTGAAGAAACCGCTCTAAAACTCAATCAATTGGCCCAAACCACGAAGCGGAGTAAGTCTTTTCTTGTGGCCCAGGCATTGGAACATTTTCTTGAAGAGCAGGCTTGGCAAGTTGCGCGGATTCGAGAAAGCCTTGCCCAGGCCGATGCGGGAACGTTCGCTTCGAAAAGCGAAGTGCGAGAGGCATTTGCCAAATGGGGGTTGACCGTTGAGCCTGACTAA